One Streptomyces drozdowiczii DNA segment encodes these proteins:
- the galE gene encoding UDP-glucose 4-epimerase GalE, with translation MTWMVTGGAGFIGAHVVRAMLAGGQRVVVFDDLSTGSADKVPAGVPLVTGTVLDREALDAAIREHGVTGVVHVAGKKQVGESVERPLYYYKENVTGLEVLLESMVAAGVDRLVFSSSAAVYGMPDVDLVTETTPCAPMSPYGETKLVGEWLIHAAAKAHGLRAASMRYFNVAGAASPELADEGVFNLVPMVFERLEAGEAPRIFGDDYDTPDGTCIRDYIHVEDIASAHLAAARRLEEAEAGTDLTLNIGRGEGSSVREMVDRILKVTGNEDATAEVSARRPGDPARVVASAERISEELGWSARYGVDEMIESAWQGWRLRHP, from the coding sequence ATGACCTGGATGGTTACGGGTGGGGCGGGGTTCATCGGTGCGCACGTGGTGCGCGCGATGCTCGCCGGTGGTCAGCGGGTGGTCGTGTTCGACGACCTGTCGACCGGCAGCGCCGACAAGGTGCCCGCGGGCGTTCCCCTGGTGACCGGCACGGTCCTCGACCGCGAGGCCCTGGACGCGGCGATCCGCGAGCACGGGGTGACCGGTGTGGTGCACGTCGCGGGCAAGAAGCAGGTCGGCGAGTCCGTCGAGCGGCCCCTGTACTACTACAAGGAGAACGTCACCGGCCTGGAGGTCCTGCTGGAGAGCATGGTCGCCGCGGGCGTCGACCGGCTGGTGTTCTCCTCGTCGGCCGCCGTCTACGGCATGCCCGACGTCGACCTCGTCACCGAGACGACCCCGTGCGCGCCGATGAGCCCGTACGGCGAGACCAAGCTGGTCGGCGAGTGGCTGATCCACGCCGCCGCCAAGGCCCACGGGCTGCGCGCCGCCTCGATGCGCTACTTCAACGTGGCGGGCGCCGCCTCGCCGGAGCTGGCCGACGAGGGCGTCTTCAACCTCGTCCCGATGGTCTTCGAGCGCCTGGAGGCCGGCGAGGCCCCGCGCATCTTCGGCGACGACTACGACACGCCCGACGGCACCTGCATCCGCGACTACATCCACGTCGAGGACATCGCCTCCGCCCACCTCGCCGCCGCCCGCCGGCTGGAGGAGGCCGAGGCCGGCACGGACCTCACGCTGAACATCGGCCGCGGCGAGGGCAGCTCGGTGCGCGAGATGGTCGACCGCATCCTCAAGGTCACGGGCAACGAGGACGCCACCGCCGAGGTCTCCGCCCGCCGCCCCGGCGACCCGGCCCGCGTGGTCGCCTCCGCCGAGCGCATCAGCGAGGAGCTGGGCTGGTCGGCGCGGTACGGCGTGGACGAGATGATCGAGTCCGCCTGGCAGGGCTGGCGCCTGCGCCACCCGTAA
- a CDS encoding glucose-1-phosphate thymidylyltransferase, translating into MKALVLSGGAGTRLRPITHTSAKQLVPVANKPVLFYGLEAIAEAGITEVGIIVGDTEEEIRAAVGDGSRFGIDVTYIPQAEPLGLAHAVLVAQRFLGNDDFVMYLGDNFIVGGIADLVEEFRADRPDAQILLTRVPDPTSFGVAELDRDGRVVALEEKPEHPKSDLALVGVYLFTPAVHEAVRSIRPSWRGELEITHALQWLIDRERDVRSTIIRGYWKDTGNVTDMLEVNRTVLEGIEPCADGAYVDGESEIIGRVLIEPGARVTRSRIVGPAVIGTGSVISDAYVGPFTSVAQNCRIEDSEIEYSIVLGGASIDGVRRVEASLIGHDVEVTPAPRSPSAHRLVLGDHSKVQISS; encoded by the coding sequence GTGAAGGCTCTCGTACTGTCCGGTGGGGCCGGCACCCGGCTTCGTCCCATCACCCATACCTCGGCGAAACAGCTGGTGCCGGTGGCGAACAAGCCGGTGCTGTTCTACGGCCTGGAGGCCATCGCGGAGGCCGGCATCACCGAGGTCGGCATCATCGTGGGCGACACCGAGGAGGAGATCCGCGCGGCGGTCGGCGACGGTTCGCGCTTCGGCATCGACGTCACCTACATCCCGCAGGCCGAGCCCCTCGGCCTCGCCCACGCGGTCCTGGTCGCCCAGCGCTTCCTGGGGAACGACGACTTCGTGATGTACCTCGGGGACAACTTCATCGTCGGCGGGATCGCGGACCTGGTCGAGGAGTTCCGCGCGGACCGGCCCGACGCGCAGATCCTGCTGACCCGGGTGCCCGACCCGACCTCGTTCGGCGTCGCGGAGCTGGACCGGGACGGCAGGGTGGTGGCCCTGGAGGAGAAGCCGGAGCACCCCAAGAGCGACCTCGCGCTCGTCGGCGTCTACCTCTTCACCCCGGCCGTCCACGAGGCCGTCCGCTCGATCCGCCCCTCCTGGCGCGGCGAGCTGGAGATCACCCACGCCCTCCAGTGGCTCATCGACCGGGAACGCGACGTGCGCTCCACCATCATCCGCGGCTACTGGAAGGACACCGGCAACGTCACCGACATGCTGGAGGTCAACCGGACCGTCCTGGAGGGCATCGAGCCGTGCGCCGACGGCGCCTACGTCGACGGCGAGAGCGAGATCATCGGCCGGGTGCTGATCGAACCGGGCGCCCGGGTCACCCGCAGCCGGATCGTCGGGCCCGCCGTGATCGGGACCGGGTCGGTGATCAGCGACGCCTATGTCGGCCCGTTCACCTCGGTCGCCCAGAACTGCCGCATCGAGGACAGCGAGATCGAGTACTCCATCGTCCTCGGGGGCGCCTCCATCGACGGGGTGAGGCGCGTGGAGGCATCGCTGATCGGCCACGACGTCGAGGTGACGCCCGCGCCCCGCAGCCCCTCCGCCCACCGACTCGTCCTCGGCGACCACAGCAAGGTGCAGATCTCCTCATGA
- the rfbB gene encoding dTDP-glucose 4,6-dehydratase encodes MTGTRILVTGGAGFIGSHYVRTLLGPDGPGDVSATVLDALTYAGNPANLDEVRGHPGFAFVHGDICDPELVGRLMAGHDQVVHFAAESHVDRSIDGGAAFVRTNVVGTHTLVHAAHEAGVRTFVHVSTDEVYGSIDEGSWTEDEPLAPNSPYSASKASSDLIALAYHRTHGLDVRVTRCSNNYGHHHFPEKVIPLFVTNLLEGLPVPLYGDGGHVRDWLHIDDHVRGIELVRTKGRPGEVYNIGGGTELSNKELTRLLLEACDADWDTDVVHVEDRKGHDRRYSVDCAKIREELGYAPRKDFADGLAETVRWYRENRSWWEPLKERAAL; translated from the coding sequence ATGACCGGTACGCGCATCCTCGTCACCGGAGGCGCCGGCTTCATCGGCTCCCACTACGTCCGTACGCTGCTCGGCCCGGACGGCCCCGGCGACGTCTCCGCCACCGTGCTCGACGCCCTCACCTACGCGGGCAACCCGGCCAACCTGGACGAGGTCCGGGGCCACCCGGGCTTCGCCTTCGTGCACGGCGACATCTGCGACCCGGAGCTGGTGGGGCGGCTCATGGCCGGGCACGACCAGGTGGTGCACTTCGCCGCCGAGTCCCACGTCGACCGGTCCATCGACGGCGGCGCCGCCTTCGTCCGTACGAACGTCGTGGGCACCCACACCCTGGTCCACGCCGCGCACGAGGCGGGTGTCCGCACCTTCGTCCACGTCTCCACCGACGAGGTCTACGGCTCCATCGACGAGGGCTCCTGGACCGAGGACGAACCCCTCGCGCCCAACTCCCCGTACTCCGCCTCCAAGGCGTCGAGCGACCTCATCGCCCTGGCGTACCACCGCACCCACGGCCTCGACGTCCGCGTCACCCGCTGCTCCAACAACTACGGGCACCACCACTTCCCCGAGAAGGTCATCCCGCTCTTCGTCACCAACCTCCTGGAGGGCCTGCCCGTCCCGCTGTACGGCGACGGCGGCCATGTCCGCGACTGGCTGCACATCGACGACCACGTCCGGGGCATCGAACTCGTCCGCACCAAAGGCCGCCCCGGCGAGGTCTACAACATCGGCGGCGGCACCGAACTCTCCAACAAGGAGCTCACCCGGCTGCTCCTGGAGGCGTGCGACGCCGACTGGGACACCGACGTGGTGCACGTCGAGGACCGCAAGGGCCACGACCGGCGCTACTCCGTCGACTGCGCCAAGATCCGCGAGGAGCTGGGTTACGCGCCCCGCAAGGACTTCGCGGACGGCCTCGCCGAGACCGTCCGCTGGTACCGCGAGAACCGCTCCTGGTGGGAACCGCTGAAGGAAAGGGCCGCCCTGTGA
- the rfbD gene encoding dTDP-4-dehydrorhamnose reductase, with the protein MRPRWLVTGAGGMLGRDLTAALAREGATVVAADRTALDIADPARVRALLDAQRPAVVVNCAAWTAVDDAESREAEALRVNGTGPAVLAESCRAHGSVLLHVSTDYVFAGDADRPYPEDAPTAPRSAYGRTKLAGERAVLETLPDTGHVVRTAWLYGTGGANFVRTMIKLEAVKDTLDVVDDQRGQPTWTVDLASRLVLLGRAALDGTAPAGVYHGTSGGATTWYGLAREVFRLLGADPDRVRPVGSAAFARPAPRPAYSVLAHDRFRAAGIDPVRDWRAALHAAFPALLAAERPGQRPAGLNDGSPARTPGTAGPSARSRA; encoded by the coding sequence GTGAGGCCCCGTTGGCTGGTCACCGGGGCCGGCGGCATGCTCGGCCGGGACCTGACGGCCGCTCTGGCCCGTGAGGGCGCCACCGTCGTCGCGGCGGACCGCACGGCCCTGGACATCGCCGACCCGGCGCGGGTCCGCGCCCTCCTCGACGCGCAGCGCCCCGCCGTCGTCGTGAACTGCGCCGCCTGGACCGCCGTGGACGACGCGGAGAGCCGGGAGGCCGAGGCGCTGCGCGTCAACGGCACCGGGCCCGCGGTCCTCGCCGAGAGCTGTCGCGCCCACGGCAGCGTCCTGCTGCACGTCTCCACCGACTACGTGTTCGCGGGCGACGCGGACCGGCCGTACCCGGAGGACGCCCCGACCGCCCCGCGCAGCGCCTACGGCCGCACCAAACTGGCCGGGGAGCGCGCGGTCCTGGAGACCCTGCCGGACACGGGCCACGTCGTGCGGACGGCCTGGCTCTACGGCACGGGCGGCGCCAACTTCGTCCGTACGATGATCAAACTGGAAGCCGTCAAGGACACCCTCGACGTGGTGGACGACCAGCGCGGACAGCCCACCTGGACCGTCGATCTGGCCTCCCGGCTGGTCCTGCTCGGCCGCGCCGCGCTCGACGGCACCGCCCCGGCGGGCGTCTACCACGGCACCAGCGGCGGTGCGACGACCTGGTACGGCCTGGCCCGCGAGGTGTTCCGGCTGCTGGGCGCCGACCCGGACCGCGTCCGCCCGGTCGGCAGCGCCGCCTTCGCCAGGCCCGCGCCCCGGCCCGCGTACAGCGTCCTCGCGCACGACCGCTTCCGGGCCGCCGGCATCGACCCGGTCCGCGACTGGCGCGCGGCGCTGCACGCGGCCTTCCCCGCCCTGCTCGCCGCCGAACGCCCCGGTCAGCGCCCGGCCGGGCTGAACGACGGCTCGCCGGCCCGGACGCCCGGGACCGCCGGACCGTCCGCGCGCAGCCGCGCGTAG
- a CDS encoding dTDP-4-dehydrorhamnose 3,5-epimerase family protein, with amino-acid sequence MRRLSVPGAWVHEPTVHPDGRGSFHEWFRAADLGAAAGHTLGLAQANFSSSRRGTLRGIHFADVPPGQAKYVKCVRGAVLDVIVDVRTGSPTYKRWEAVRLDDTDHRAVYLAEGLGHGFMALTDDACVLYLCSEGYAPEREHGIDPLDPGLGIEWPTDIAPLLSPKDASAPKLAEAEERGLLPSYAACEAYYARLRADGPAVPGVRAGEPSFSPAGR; translated from the coding sequence ATGCGCCGGCTCTCCGTTCCCGGGGCCTGGGTGCACGAGCCCACGGTCCACCCGGACGGCCGCGGCAGCTTCCACGAGTGGTTCCGGGCGGCGGATCTGGGGGCGGCGGCCGGGCACACGCTGGGGCTGGCGCAGGCCAATTTCTCCAGTTCGCGGCGGGGCACGCTGCGCGGGATCCACTTCGCGGACGTGCCGCCGGGCCAGGCGAAGTACGTGAAGTGCGTGCGGGGCGCGGTGCTGGACGTGATCGTGGACGTACGCACCGGCTCGCCCACGTACAAGCGGTGGGAGGCGGTCCGGCTGGACGACACCGACCACCGGGCGGTCTACCTCGCGGAGGGCCTCGGGCACGGCTTCATGGCGCTGACCGACGACGCGTGCGTGCTGTACCTCTGCTCCGAGGGCTACGCGCCGGAGCGGGAGCACGGCATCGACCCGCTCGACCCGGGCCTGGGCATCGAGTGGCCGACGGACATCGCGCCGCTGCTCTCCCCGAAGGACGCCTCGGCCCCGAAGCTCGCCGAGGCCGAGGAGCGCGGGCTGCTCCCCTCGTACGCGGCGTGCGAGGCGTACTACGCGCGGCTGCGCGCGGACGGTCCGGCGGTCCCGGGCGTCCGGGCCGGCGAGCCGTCGTTCAGCCCGGCCGGGCGCTGA
- the proB gene encoding glutamate 5-kinase has translation MTEARRIVVKVGSSSLTTAAGGLDADRVDALVDVLAKVRDGGEREVVLVSSGAIAAGLAPLGLHRRPKDLARQQAAASVGQGLLVARYTASFARYGIRVGQVLLTSNDTSRRAHYRNAYRTLDQLLDMGALPVVNENDTVATDEIRFGDNDRLAALVAHLVRADLLVLLSDVDGLYDGDPSIPGTTRIAEVTGPADLAGVSIGSAGRAGVGTGGMVTKVEAARIATAAGVPVVLTSASHAADALAGRDTGTYFHRTGRRSADRLLWLAHASTPRGSLTLDDGAVQAVVERHSSLLPAGIAAVEGEFTAGDPVELRDLRGRPVARGLVNFDAKEMPQLLGRSTRDLARDLGPAYEREVVHRDDLVLLHG, from the coding sequence GTGACGGAAGCCCGCAGGATCGTGGTCAAGGTCGGTTCCTCCTCCCTCACCACCGCCGCCGGCGGCCTCGACGCCGACCGGGTCGACGCCCTGGTCGACGTGCTGGCCAAGGTCCGCGACGGCGGCGAACGCGAGGTCGTCCTCGTCTCCTCCGGCGCCATCGCGGCCGGACTCGCCCCGCTCGGACTGCACCGCAGGCCCAAGGACCTGGCCCGCCAGCAGGCCGCCGCCAGCGTCGGGCAGGGGCTCCTGGTCGCCCGCTACACCGCCTCCTTCGCCCGCTACGGCATCCGCGTCGGCCAGGTCCTGCTCACCAGCAACGACACCAGCCGCCGCGCCCACTACCGCAACGCCTACCGCACCCTCGACCAGCTTCTGGACATGGGCGCGCTGCCCGTCGTCAACGAGAACGACACCGTCGCCACGGACGAGATCCGGTTCGGCGACAACGACCGGCTCGCCGCCCTCGTCGCCCACCTGGTCCGCGCGGACCTGCTGGTCCTCCTCTCCGACGTGGACGGCCTCTACGACGGCGACCCGAGCATCCCCGGCACCACCCGCATCGCCGAGGTCACCGGCCCCGCCGACCTGGCCGGGGTCAGCATCGGCAGCGCGGGCAGGGCGGGCGTCGGCACCGGCGGCATGGTCACCAAGGTCGAGGCCGCCCGGATCGCCACCGCCGCCGGGGTGCCCGTCGTCCTCACCTCCGCCAGCCACGCGGCCGACGCCCTCGCCGGCCGCGACACCGGCACCTACTTCCACCGCACCGGCCGCCGCTCCGCCGACCGCCTCCTCTGGCTCGCCCACGCCTCGACCCCGCGCGGCTCACTGACCCTCGACGACGGGGCGGTGCAGGCGGTCGTCGAGCGCCACAGCTCGCTGCTGCCGGCCGGGATCGCGGCGGTCGAGGGCGAGTTCACCGCGGGCGACCCGGTGGAGCTGCGCGATCTGCGGGGACGGCCCGTGGCGCGCGGGCTCGTCAACTTCGACGCCAAGGAGATGCCGCAGCTCCTCGGCCGCTCCACCCGCGACCTCGCCCGGGACCTCGGCCCCGCCTACGAACGCGAGGTCGTACACAGGGACGATCTCGTCCTCCTGCACGGCTGA
- a CDS encoding glutamate-5-semialdehyde dehydrogenase, protein MTTLSPYDNMSPVAQAAYRARAAAADIAPLPRAAKDDALLAIADALEVRTSDILAANAEDVARAREAGTSESVVDRLTLTPERIRAIAADVRHVAALPDPVGEVVRGSTLPNGIDLRQVRVPLGVVGIIYEARPNVTVDAAALCLKSGNAVLLRGSSSAFASNTALVRVVRDAVGGSGLPADAVQLVPGESRDSVRELMRARGLVDVLIPRGGASLIRTVVEESTVPVIETGTGNCHVYVDAQTDLDMAVEILINSKAQRPSVCNAAETLLVHKDIADAFLPRALDALAEAGVTVHGDERVLEYAEGSKATAVAATPEDWETEYLSYDIAAAVVESLDAAVAHIRLWSSGHTEAIVTTSQAAARRFTQLVDSTTVAVNASTRFTDGGQFGFGAEIGISTQKLHARGPMGLPELTSTKYIVTGDGHVR, encoded by the coding sequence ATGACCACGCTCTCGCCGTACGACAACATGTCTCCCGTGGCCCAGGCCGCCTACCGGGCCCGCGCAGCCGCCGCCGACATCGCGCCACTTCCGCGCGCGGCCAAGGACGACGCGCTCCTGGCGATCGCCGACGCGCTGGAAGTACGGACGAGCGACATCCTCGCGGCCAACGCCGAGGACGTGGCGCGCGCCCGTGAGGCGGGGACCAGCGAGTCCGTCGTCGACCGCCTCACCCTCACGCCGGAGCGCATCCGCGCCATCGCCGCCGACGTCCGGCACGTCGCCGCCCTGCCCGACCCGGTCGGCGAGGTCGTCCGCGGCTCGACCCTGCCCAACGGCATCGACCTGCGCCAGGTCCGGGTGCCGCTCGGCGTCGTCGGGATCATCTACGAGGCCCGGCCCAACGTGACCGTGGACGCCGCCGCCCTCTGCCTGAAGTCGGGCAACGCCGTCCTGCTGCGCGGCTCGTCCTCCGCCTTCGCGTCGAACACCGCCCTGGTGCGGGTGGTGCGCGACGCCGTGGGCGGCTCCGGCCTGCCGGCCGACGCGGTGCAGCTGGTCCCGGGCGAGAGCCGCGACTCGGTGCGCGAGCTGATGCGCGCCCGGGGTCTCGTGGACGTGCTCATCCCGCGCGGCGGCGCCTCGCTGATCCGCACGGTGGTCGAGGAGTCCACCGTCCCCGTCATCGAGACCGGCACCGGCAACTGCCATGTGTACGTCGACGCGCAGACCGACCTGGACATGGCCGTGGAGATCCTGATCAACTCCAAGGCCCAGCGCCCCAGCGTCTGCAACGCCGCCGAGACCCTGCTCGTCCACAAGGACATCGCCGACGCCTTCCTGCCGCGCGCCCTGGACGCCCTGGCCGAGGCCGGCGTGACCGTGCACGGCGACGAACGGGTGCTGGAGTACGCCGAGGGCTCCAAGGCCACGGCGGTGGCGGCGACCCCGGAGGACTGGGAGACCGAATACCTCTCGTACGACATCGCGGCGGCCGTCGTGGAGTCGCTGGACGCGGCCGTGGCGCACATCCGGCTCTGGTCCTCCGGCCACACCGAGGCCATCGTGACCACCTCGCAGGCCGCCGCCCGCCGCTTCACCCAGCTGGTCGACTCCACCACGGTGGCCGTCAACGCCTCGACCCGGTTCACCGACGGAGGCCAGTTCGGTTTCGGCGCCGAGATCGGCATCTCCACGCAGAAGCTGCACGCCAGGGGCCCCATGGGCCTGCCGGAACTGACGTCGACCAAGTACATCGTCACCGGCGACGGCCATGTGAGGTGA
- a CDS encoding M48 family metallopeptidase, whose translation MTSSHESHDRVPSRQRRRFPGISSRAYEHPADRSALVALRKLSGFDTVFKALSGLLPERSLRLLFLSDSVRVSDAQFAHLNDMLRDACYILDLEKVPPMYVTQDPKPNAMCIGLDEPIIVLTTGLVELLDEEEMRAVVGHEVGHALSGHAVYRTILLFLTNLALKVAWIPLGNVAIMAIVTALREWFRKSELSADRAGLLVGQDIQASMRGLMKIAGGNHLHEMNVDAFLAQADEYEKSGDLRDSVLKILNVLPRSHPFTTVRAAELKKWSETRDYQRIMDGHYPRRDEDKDTSVTDSFKESASHYADSVRNSKDPLMKLVGDIAGGAGDLGGKLRDKFTGAGGGAKGGATENPEGSQGPSAEGS comes from the coding sequence ATGACCAGCAGCCACGAGAGCCACGACCGCGTACCGAGCAGGCAGCGCCGGCGTTTCCCGGGGATCTCCTCCCGGGCCTACGAGCACCCGGCGGACCGCTCCGCGCTGGTGGCGCTGCGCAAGCTGAGCGGCTTCGACACCGTCTTCAAGGCGCTGAGCGGACTGCTGCCGGAGCGCAGCCTGCGCCTTCTCTTCCTGTCGGACTCCGTCCGGGTGAGCGACGCCCAGTTCGCCCACCTCAACGACATGCTCCGGGACGCCTGTTACATCCTGGACCTGGAGAAGGTCCCCCCGATGTACGTCACCCAGGACCCCAAGCCCAACGCCATGTGCATCGGGCTGGACGAGCCCATCATCGTGCTGACCACGGGTCTGGTGGAGCTGCTGGACGAGGAGGAGATGCGGGCGGTCGTCGGCCACGAGGTCGGACACGCCCTTTCGGGTCACGCGGTGTACCGCACGATCCTCCTCTTCCTCACCAACCTGGCGCTCAAGGTCGCCTGGATCCCGCTGGGCAACGTCGCGATCATGGCGATCGTGACGGCGCTGCGCGAGTGGTTCCGCAAGTCGGAGCTGTCGGCGGACCGGGCCGGGCTCCTGGTCGGCCAGGACATACAGGCGTCGATGCGCGGCCTGATGAAGATCGCCGGCGGCAACCACCTGCACGAGATGAACGTGGACGCCTTCCTCGCCCAGGCCGACGAGTACGAGAAGTCCGGCGACCTGCGCGACTCGGTGCTCAAGATCCTCAACGTGCTGCCCCGCTCGCACCCGTTCACCACGGTCCGCGCCGCCGAGCTGAAGAAGTGGTCGGAGACCCGCGACTACCAGCGGATCATGGACGGCCACTACCCGCGCCGGGACGAGGACAAGGACACCTCGGTGACGGACTCGTTCAAGGAGTCCGCCTCGCATTACGCCGATTCGGTGCGCAACAGCAAGGATCCGCTGATGAAGCTCGTCGGTGACATAGCGGGCGGCGCCGGTGACCTGGGCGGCAAGCTGCGCGACAAGTTCACCGGCGCGGGCGGCGGCGCCAAGGGCGGTGCTACGGAGAACCCGGAGGGCTCGCAGGGGCCGTCGGCGGAAGGGAGCTGA
- the nadD gene encoding nicotinate-nucleotide adenylyltransferase has protein sequence MGEQEVPTGRGKRRLGVMGGTFDPIHHGHLVAASEVAAQFHLDEVIFVPTGQPWQKSHKQVSPAEDRYLMTVIATASNPQFSVSRSDIDRKGPTYTIDTLRDLREAHGEADLFFITGADALAQILTWRDADELFSLSHFIGVTRPGHVLTDDGLPKGGVSLVEVPALAISSTDCRARVAQGEPVWYLVPDGVVRYIDKRQLYRGE, from the coding sequence ATGGGAGAGCAGGAAGTGCCTACCGGCCGCGGAAAACGCCGACTCGGCGTGATGGGCGGGACGTTTGACCCGATTCATCATGGACACCTGGTGGCGGCCAGTGAAGTGGCCGCCCAGTTCCACCTCGACGAGGTGATCTTCGTACCGACCGGGCAGCCGTGGCAGAAGAGCCACAAGCAGGTCTCCCCGGCGGAGGACCGTTATCTGATGACGGTCATCGCGACGGCGTCCAACCCGCAGTTCTCGGTCAGCCGCAGCGACATCGACCGCAAGGGCCCCACGTACACCATCGACACCCTGCGGGACCTGCGCGAGGCCCACGGCGAAGCGGACCTCTTCTTCATCACCGGTGCCGACGCGCTCGCCCAGATCCTCACCTGGCGCGACGCCGACGAGCTGTTCTCGCTCTCCCACTTCATCGGCGTGACCCGGCCGGGCCATGTGCTCACGGACGACGGGCTGCCGAAGGGGGGCGTCTCCCTCGTGGAGGTCCCCGCGCTCGCGATCTCCTCGACGGACTGCCGCGCGAGGGTCGCCCAGGGCGAACCGGTCTGGTACCTCGTGCCCGACGGCGTGGTCCGCTACATCGACAAGCGCCAGCTGTACCGCGGCGAGTGA
- the rsfS gene encoding ribosome silencing factor, protein MTATDRSIELINAAAQAAADRLAHDIIAYDVSDVLSITDAFLLASAPNDRQVKSIVDEIEERLQKELGAKPVRREGDRDARWILLDYVDIVIHVQHSEERVFYALERLWKDCPELDLPEDAVKTRGKAAEHAQLNGGTEGEQS, encoded by the coding sequence GTGACCGCCACTGACCGCTCCATCGAGCTCATCAACGCCGCCGCCCAGGCGGCCGCCGACCGGCTCGCGCACGACATCATCGCCTACGACGTCAGCGACGTGCTGTCGATCACCGACGCCTTCCTGCTGGCCTCGGCCCCCAACGACCGCCAGGTCAAGTCGATCGTCGACGAGATCGAGGAGCGGCTGCAGAAGGAACTCGGCGCCAAGCCGGTCCGCCGCGAGGGCGACCGCGACGCCCGCTGGATCCTCCTCGACTACGTCGACATCGTCATCCACGTCCAGCACAGCGAGGAGCGCGTCTTCTACGCGCTGGAGCGCCTGTGGAAGGACTGCCCCGAGCTCGACCTGCCCGAGGACGCGGTGAAGACCCGCGGCAAGGCCGCCGAGCACGCGCAGCTCAACGGCGGTACGGAAGGTGAGCAGAGCTGA
- a CDS encoding histidine phosphatase family protein, whose product MNGSRSGRGRRIVLWRHGQTAWNLERRFQGSTDIELTGTGVAQARRAARLLASLKPDAIVASDLRRAAATAAELASVTGLDVVHDAGLRETYAGAWQGLTHEEIVERYGEQYAAWKRGEPVRRGGGELETEVADRAAPVVLGHAEKLPDGGTLVVVSHGGTIRTTIGRLLGLEAHHWEGLGGLTNCCWSVLGEGARGWRLLEHNAGTLPEPVLGDDT is encoded by the coding sequence CTGAACGGCAGCAGGAGCGGCAGGGGCCGCAGGATCGTCCTCTGGCGCCACGGCCAGACGGCCTGGAATCTGGAACGCCGTTTCCAGGGCTCCACGGACATCGAGCTGACCGGGACCGGCGTCGCGCAGGCCCGCCGGGCCGCCCGGCTGCTCGCCTCGCTGAAGCCGGACGCGATCGTCGCATCCGACCTGCGGCGGGCCGCGGCCACGGCCGCCGAGCTCGCCTCGGTCACCGGGCTCGACGTGGTGCACGACGCGGGGCTGCGCGAGACCTACGCGGGAGCCTGGCAGGGCCTGACCCACGAGGAGATCGTGGAGCGGTACGGCGAGCAGTACGCCGCGTGGAAGCGCGGCGAGCCCGTACGGCGCGGTGGCGGCGAGCTGGAGACCGAGGTCGCCGACCGGGCGGCCCCCGTGGTCCTCGGGCACGCCGAGAAGCTGCCCGACGGCGGCACGCTGGTCGTCGTCAGCCACGGCGGCACCATCCGGACCACCATCGGCCGGCTGCTGGGCCTGGAGGCGCATCACTGGGAAGGGCTCGGCGGGCTGACCAACTGCTGCTGGTCCGTGCTCGGCGAGGGCGCCCGCGGCTGGCGGCTGCTGGAGCACAACGCCGGCACCCTGCCCGAACCGGTGCTCGGCGACGACACCTGA